The sequence CAGCTTTCAACAAGGCGCATCGAGTCTGCTGGAAGTGCTCGATGCCCAACGTGTGCAACGACAGATCTTGCTGGATTATGCCGAGGCGAGGCACGCGCTGTCCGTCTCACTGGCACGCCTTGAGCAAGCCGTAGGGGGGACACTGTGAACGCCCGACCAGATTCAACGCCGCCGTCATCGCGATGGGCTCTCCCAGGTGTCTGTGGGCTTCTGTTTGGGTTGATGGTCCTCGAAGCGGGGTGTGATGGAACGCCGGGAGAGGTCGTAGCCAGTAAGTCGACCGCAGTCGTCTCCACACCAGGGCTCATCACACTGTCGGTCGAGGAATCGTCACGGGTGGGGCTCGTGGTTCAGCCGGCGGGACTCAGCGACTTTCGGACGCACCGGGATTTCCCTGCGATCGTTCAGCCCAATCAACACAACATGGCGGAGATTACGACGTTGGTTCGTGGGCGAGTCGTGGACGTGTATGCGGACCTTGGCCAAGAAGTCAAAGCGAATGCTCCGCTGGCGATTCTCTATAGTAGTGAATTAGGCCTCGCGCAGTCGGCGTATCTCAAGGCTCGGGCGAAACTCCACGTCGCCGAGCAAGCCTATGGCCGGGCTAAATTCTTGCTGGAGGAAAAGGTCATCGGAGAAGCGGAACTGCAACGTCGACATGCAGAATTGCTGAGTATCCAGGCCGAGGCCAATGAGTCGCGTGATCGACTGAAGCTGCTCGGCATGAGTCTCGACGAATTGCGCCGTCTCGACCGGAGTCGTGAAATTCGGTCGGTTGTGCCGATCGTGGCCCCCTTCGCCGGTCGCATCATCGGGCGCAATCTGACGCGTGGTGAAGTCGTCGAGACCATCGAAAAGCTATTTGTGATCGCGGATCTCTCGGAAGTCTGGGTGCTCGCCAACATCCCGGAGAAGGATATTTCGTTTGTCCACTCCGTCCATGCGTCCGGTGGTATGCCGGTGGAGGTACAGGTCAATGCCTACCCCAAGGAAACGTTCAGGGGCACCATCACGTATGTCGGAGATGTCTTAGATCCCGTGACGCGCACGATGCAGCTGAGGCTTGAATTGCCGAATCCAGACGGACGACTCAAACCTGAAATGTTCGCCACCATCAGACTCTTTTCAGAATCGCAGCCCGATCGATTGGCGGTACCGGAGACCGCATTGCAACGCGATCAAGGCCGCACCTTCGTCTTCGTGCAGCGCAGCGCGAGTGAGTATGAAATGCGCGAAGTCCACATCGGGGAATCCAACGGGGCGTTCACCTCCATCCTCGGCGGGCTGAACGAAGGAGAACCGATCGTGACGCACGGCGCCTTTGTCTTGAAATCCGAGTTGTTGAAGAAACCCGTCTAATGGTCTCTCGCCTCCTCGACATGTCCCTGCGCCAGCGGATGCTTGTCATCATCTTTGCAATGATGATGGGCATGGGAGGAGTGTACGCATTTCGAACCATCCCCATCGACGCCTTTCCCGACGTGACCAGTGTCTTGGTTCAGGTGGTCACGAAGGCTCCAGGTCTCTCGCCGACTGAGGTCGAGCGCCTGGTCACGTACCCGATCGAGCTTCAGCTCGCAGGTGTGCCTGCCCTCACAGAAATGCGCTCTCTGACAAAGGTCGGTCTGTCGCTCATTACGATTGTCTTTGAAGATTCGATGGACATCAATTTGGCTCGACAATTGGTGCTCGAACGATTGCTCGAAGTCGAGGAGCTCCTTCCGTCAGGGGCCGAACCCATGCTGGCGCCGAATAGTACGGGGCTGGGTGAAGTGTATCAGTATTATTTGGAGGACACACGCGGATCGGCGAGGAGCGAGGAAGCCGAGCACCAGAGTTTGATCGAACAGCGAACGATTCAAGATTGGGTCATTCGCCCTATTCTGAAAGGCACGCCGGAAGTCATCGACGTCAATTCGATGGGGGGCTTCGTCAAGCAATATCAGGTGTTGGTTGAGCCTGGTCTGCTTCGAAAATATGGCCTGACTCTCGGTGAAGTCTTTGACGCGGTGGCCAGAAATAATGCCAATGCCGGCGGCAATATTCTGGAAAAGCATGACGAAAAATATATTGTGCGTGGGATCGGGCTGATTCGCTCGCTGAGCGACATTGAACGCATCGTCGTCAAGGAAACCGGTGGCACTCCGGTCTACATCTCTGATGTGGCCCACGTGGTGATCGACCATGCGGTGAGGCATGGGGCCACGGTGCTGAACGGTGAGCGTGAGGTCGTGAGCGGGATCGTGCTGATGTTGCGCGGCGGGAATGCTCGGGATGTCGTCGAAGGCATCAAAGGGCGCATCGACGACATTCACGCCAAGAATTTGCTGCCGAATGGATGGCGGATTGTCCCGTTTTATGACCGCATCGAACTGATCACGGCGGCACTGAATACCGTCTACAAGTCGCTGGCGGAAGGCGTGGCGCTCGTCGTCGTGGTGTTGTTCCTCTTCCTTGGGAACCTGCGCAGCGCGCTGATTGTCGTCGGGACCTTGGTCTTGGCGCCACTCGCCACGTTCATTGTCATGGGGCAGATCGGACTGACGGCCAACTTGATGTCTCTGGGAGGATTGGCCATCGCGATCGGTATGATTGTGGATGGGTCGGTCGTCGTCGTTGAAAATGTGTATCGTCATCTCTCGCACCATTCGGCTGCCGCCATACCACGGCTTCAGCTTGTCACGCAATCGGTGAAAGAAGTCGGACAACCGGTCGTCTTTGGGATTCTGATCATTATCTTGGTATTTTTCCCTCTCCTGTCTCTTCAGGGGATGGAAGGCAAGATGTTCAAGCCACTTGCCTATACCATCATGATCGCGCTGCTCGTGTCGCTCGTGTTATCGCTCACACTATCGCCCGTGCTGTGTTCGTTGGTACTCAAACAGGGGAGTGAGGAAGATCCGTGGATCGTCCGACAAGCGAAGCGTCTCTATGCTCCGTCCCTTCGATGGGCGCTTGGACATCGGATCGTGGTGCTCAGTCTGGCCATCGGCGCGCTGATCGGCGCATTGGCCTTAGTGCCGTTTCTGGGAAGCGAATTTATCCCGATTCTGAACGAAGGATCATTGGCTCCACAAACCATTCGTCTCCCGAGTGTGTCGCTGCCGGCGTCGATTGAGATCGAAAAGCGCATGCAGCGGGCGATCATGGAGTTTCCGGAAGTGGAGATGGTCGTCTCGAAGATCGGACGAACCGAGTTGGGGAACGATCCACAGGAACCGAACGAGAGCGATCCGGTCGTTCGGCTTCGGCCGCTGGACCAATGGACGACGGCGAAGACCAGGCCGGAGCTTGTTCAAAAGTTCCGTGAACGCCTGACCAGTGTGGCAGGAGCGACGTTTCTCATCAGCCAGCCGATCCAACAGCGCGTCGATGAATTGATTTCCGGTGTGCGCACGGAAGCCACCGTGAAGCTGTTTGGTGAAGATCTGGAGATCCTTCGAGACAAGGCGCAGGAAATCGCCGAGGTGTTGGAAACCGTCCGAGGAGTGCGGGATATCAAAGTGGAGCAGTTATATGGACAACCGTACCTGACGATTGATGTCGATCGAGGCAAAATTGCTCGGCATGGGATCAATGTGTCCGATGTCCGAGAGATCATCACGACCGCGATTGGTGGTGAAGCAGCGACACGCGTCTATGAAGGGCAGCAACGGTTCGATCTCATTCTACGGTTTCCAGAACAATATCGGGACAGTGTGGAAGCGATCAGCAATATTCGAGTGAGCGATCATTCCGGCGCCTTGATCCCCTTGGCGGACTTGGGAACCGTACAGTTGGAAGAGGGGCCTGGGCGCATCAGTCGAGAGCAGCTTCAGCGGTATGTGTCGATCGGGTTCAACACATTGGGACGAGATATCGGCAGTCTGGTTGCGGAGGCGCAGCAGAAAATCGAGCAGCGTGTAGATCTTCCCATCGGGTATAGAGTGACATGGGGTGGATCGTTCGAGAATATGGAACGAGCCATGGCCAAACTGCAAATCATTGTTCCGATCACGATTGGATTGATCTTCCTGTTGCTCTACTCGACCTTCAATTCTCTCCGTCAGGCGACCCTGATCATCTTGAATTTACCGTTTGCTATGATCGGAGGAGTCGTGGCGCTGTGGTTAACGGGAGAGTATCTCAGCGTGCCGGCGTCCGTCGGTTTTATCAACCTATTCGGCGTGGCCGTGCTGAACGGCATCGTGCTGGTCTCCTACATGAACAAACTCCGCGACGATGGCCATAGCCTGGATGAAGCGGTCACTTCAGGGGCTCTCCTGCGATTGCGCCCTGTACTGATGACCGCCTTGGTCGCGCTATTGGGCCTTGTTCCACTGGCCTTTGCGCAGGGGATCGGATCCGAAGTACAGCGACCACTTGCCATCGTAGTCATCGGCGGCCTCGTGAGTTCGACGCTGCTGACGCTGATCATGCTACCGGTCCTCTATCGCTGGCTGGAAGAGGGTTCGCAGGGAACGACACCCGTCGGCGATTCTCAGAGGAGAGCAACAGGTGACTCGCATGATTCCGTCATGGTTACGCCTCTGGGCGACGGTGAGGCGAGACTTCCCCACCGTCCGGGCAGCGTACCGTCGACGTGATGGCGGAACCAGGAGAGAGGGGGGCGACACAACTATGAAGATGTGGAATGTGATGATGGGAGTGGTGTTGAGCCTCGCTCTTCTCTCCGTGGTCGGACCGCGCGAGATTGCGGCACAGACGGATATTGACTCACGAAATGCCGACCACGTCAGTGGAAAACTGATTTTTGACCGGCATTGCGCAGGTTGTCATGGGCCAAAGGGTAAAGGGGATGGCTTTATGATGTTGGGGCCGGACCCGGCGAATCTTACGCGGCCGTCGACTACGCAAAAGTCCGATATGGCGCTGCTGAAAACCATCCATGAAGGAAAGTTCACCATGCCAGCCTGGAAACTTCGCTTGTCTGAGGAGGACAGTCGAGCCGTGTTGGCCTATATCCGGACACTCACGAAATAGAGAGTTTGGGCTGAATCTTCTGCCTGAGGCACTCGGTTATTCCATATCGAGACGAATTCGCCGCCGTCCACTCTGTTCGATCGAACACCTGACTCCGACTGCGTTCATTAGTACTTGGCTCAAACCGGGTCGACGTAACATCCAGCCCATCGCCATTTTTGCACCGGTGCCGTAGGCGGAACCCTTCAGGATTCTACAAATAGAACCTCATAACAAATTGTTTTTCAAGGAATATGCGTTAACATCAGATCAAGGTAAGACGGCACACATTGTGCTGCGGATATCAAGCAAGGCCACACGAGTGGCAGGCATTCTTTTCTAACCATTTTCACGGAGGTCGTATGAAACGCATGTTCATGGCAGTGATGGCAGTGGCAGTGGCCTTCAGCGCCCCAGCCTTCGCCGGCGAGGATAAAAAAGAAGACAAGAAGGGCGGAAATGTTTTGTACGGCGATGAGAAGAAGGAAGAAAAGAAAGGTGGGCACGCGACCTATAGTGATGACAAGAAAGAGGAAAAGAAGGGGGGCCATTGAGCGAGTGCCCCAGGTAAGTACCCCCACATCATGGATCTAAGTGCAGGACGGTCCTGGCTTAGGGGCCCTCGACACTTTAGAGGGCCCCTAAAAGTGTTCGTCGAAAGCTCAACGCGCTCGCGTTGACGATTTACGGTCGGGGATCGATTTCACTGCTGCCTGGATGGCCTGATACAATTCTTCCACTGGTGCTTCTTTCGTGAGCAGGGTGACGGCACCCGCTTGGATCATGGCCTCCCGATGTCCCCTGTCCGCATTCACCGACAGTCCCACCACGACCATGTCAGGAAAGTTCCCCTTGATCACGGTGGTCGCTTCGATGCCGTTGAGTTGTGGCATGTTCATGTCCATCAGCACGACAGTGGGCTGAAGCGTGTGCGCCAGCGTGATCGCTTCCGCGCCATTCGCCGCCTCGCCGATGACGTGAATATCCTGATACGCTTCCAGCATCGTGCGGAGGCCTTGACGAACCATGGCATGATCATCCACGAGCAACAGACGAATCGTGGATGGATCGCCGGGAGCGGGATCCGCTTGCGAACGACGA is a genomic window of Candidatus Nitrospira kreftii containing:
- a CDS encoding Cation efflux system protein CzcA, with the translated sequence MVSRLLDMSLRQRMLVIIFAMMMGMGGVYAFRTIPIDAFPDVTSVLVQVVTKAPGLSPTEVERLVTYPIELQLAGVPALTEMRSLTKVGLSLITIVFEDSMDINLARQLVLERLLEVEELLPSGAEPMLAPNSTGLGEVYQYYLEDTRGSARSEEAEHQSLIEQRTIQDWVIRPILKGTPEVIDVNSMGGFVKQYQVLVEPGLLRKYGLTLGEVFDAVARNNANAGGNILEKHDEKYIVRGIGLIRSLSDIERIVVKETGGTPVYISDVAHVVIDHAVRHGATVLNGEREVVSGIVLMLRGGNARDVVEGIKGRIDDIHAKNLLPNGWRIVPFYDRIELITAALNTVYKSLAEGVALVVVVLFLFLGNLRSALIVVGTLVLAPLATFIVMGQIGLTANLMSLGGLAIAIGMIVDGSVVVVENVYRHLSHHSAAAIPRLQLVTQSVKEVGQPVVFGILIIILVFFPLLSLQGMEGKMFKPLAYTIMIALLVSLVLSLTLSPVLCSLVLKQGSEEDPWIVRQAKRLYAPSLRWALGHRIVVLSLAIGALIGALALVPFLGSEFIPILNEGSLAPQTIRLPSVSLPASIEIEKRMQRAIMEFPEVEMVVSKIGRTELGNDPQEPNESDPVVRLRPLDQWTTAKTRPELVQKFRERLTSVAGATFLISQPIQQRVDELISGVRTEATVKLFGEDLEILRDKAQEIAEVLETVRGVRDIKVEQLYGQPYLTIDVDRGKIARHGINVSDVREIITTAIGGEAATRVYEGQQRFDLILRFPEQYRDSVEAISNIRVSDHSGALIPLADLGTVQLEEGPGRISREQLQRYVSIGFNTLGRDIGSLVAEAQQKIEQRVDLPIGYRVTWGGSFENMERAMAKLQIIVPITIGLIFLLLYSTFNSLRQATLIILNLPFAMIGGVVALWLTGEYLSVPASVGFINLFGVAVLNGIVLVSYMNKLRDDGHSLDEAVTSGALLRLRPVLMTALVALLGLVPLAFAQGIGSEVQRPLAIVVIGGLVSSTLLTLIMLPVLYRWLEEGSQGTTPVGDSQRRATGDSHDSVMVTPLGDGEARLPHRPGSVPST
- a CDS encoding putative Cytochrome c55x → MKMWNVMMGVVLSLALLSVVGPREIAAQTDIDSRNADHVSGKLIFDRHCAGCHGPKGKGDGFMMLGPDPANLTRPSTTQKSDMALLKTIHEGKFTMPAWKLRLSEEDSRAVLAYIRTLTK
- a CDS encoding hypothetical protein (conserved exported protein of unknown function), which translates into the protein MKRMFMAVMAVAVAFSAPAFAGEDKKEDKKGGNVLYGDEKKEEKKGGHATYSDDKKEEKKGGH
- a CDS encoding putative Heavy metal efflux system, membrane fusion protein — translated: MNARPDSTPPSSRWALPGVCGLLFGLMVLEAGCDGTPGEVVASKSTAVVSTPGLITLSVEESSRVGLVVQPAGLSDFRTHRDFPAIVQPNQHNMAEITTLVRGRVVDVYADLGQEVKANAPLAILYSSELGLAQSAYLKARAKLHVAEQAYGRAKFLLEEKVIGEAELQRRHAELLSIQAEANESRDRLKLLGMSLDELRRLDRSREIRSVVPIVAPFAGRIIGRNLTRGEVVETIEKLFVIADLSEVWVLANIPEKDISFVHSVHASGGMPVEVQVNAYPKETFRGTITYVGDVLDPVTRTMQLRLELPNPDGRLKPEMFATIRLFSESQPDRLAVPETALQRDQGRTFVFVQRSASEYEMREVHIGESNGAFTSILGGLNEGEPIVTHGAFVLKSELLKKPV